DNA from Mycolicibacterium alvei:
GCGTTCCGCAAGGACATCCACAACTACGTCGAGGAAAACCACCCGGCGCCGCACAGCCAGCTCGACGAGGCGATCGAGGAGTCCTTCCCGGCCTCGGACCCGGCCAAGTTGTCCTTCGCCGACGACGGCGCGATCGATGTTCGTCCGTCTGCCGCCAACGGCGCCGCGGGTCGGCCGTCCAAGCCGATCACCGTGAAATCCGATGAGCGCGGCGAGTTCGTGCTCGACCACGGCGCGGTGGTCGTCGCAGGCATCACCTCCTGCACCAACACCTCCAACCCGACGGTGATGATCGGTGCGGCCCTGCTGGCCAAGAAGGCCGTCGAGAAGGGCCTGTCGAGCAAGCCGTGGGTGAAGACCAACATGGCGCCCGGCTCACAGGTGGTCACCGACTACTACAACAAGGCCGGCCTGTGGCCCTACCTGGAGAAGCTGGGCTACTACCTGGGCGGCTACGGCTGCACCACCTGCATCGGCAACACCGGGCCGCTGCCCGACGAGATCTCCAAGGCCATCAACGACAACGATCTGTCGGTGACCGCGGTGCTCTCGGGCAACCGCAACTTCGAGGGCCGCATCTCCCCCGACGTCAAGATGAACTACCTGGCCTCCCCGCCGCTGGTCATCGCCTACGGCATCGCGGGCACCATGGACTTCGATTTCGAGTCCGACCCGCTCGGCCAGGACCGGGATGGCAATGACGTCTTCCTCAAGGACATCTGGCCATCAGCCCAAGAGATCGAGGAAACCATCGCGTCCTCGATCAACCGGGAGATGTTCACCGACTCCTATGCCGATGTATTCAAGGGCGACGACCGCTGGCGTTCGCTGTCCACCCCGGAGGGCAACACCTTCGAGTGGGACGACGCGTCCACCTACGTGCGCAAGGCCCCCTACTTCGACGGGATGCCCGCCGAGCCGGAGCCGGTCGGCGACATCGCAGGCGCCAGAGTCCTTGCTCTGCTGGGTGATTCGGTGACCACCGACCACATCAGCCCGGCCGGCGCGATCAAGCCGGGCACACCGGCTGCGCAGTACCTCGACGCCAACGGTGTGGCACGCAAGGATTACAACTCGCTGGGGTCGCGGCGCGGCAACCACGAGGTGATGATCCGCGGCACCTTCGCCAACATCCGGCTCAAGAACCAGCTGCTCGACGATGTCTCAGGCGGCTACACCCGTGACTTCACCCAGCCGGGCGGCCCGCAGGCATTCATCTACGACGCCTCGGTCAACTACAAGGAAGCCGGCGTCCCGCTGGTGGTCCTGGGCGGCAAGGAGTACGGCTCGGGCTCCTCGCGTGACTGGGCAGCCAAGGGCACGGTCCTGCTGGGTGTGAAGGCCGTCATCACCGAGTCCTTCGAGCGCATCCACCGGTCGAACCTGATCGGCATGGGTGTCATCCCGCTGCAGTTCCCGGCCGGCGAATCGGCGGCGAGCCTCAAGCTCGACGGCACCGAGACCTACGACATCACCGGGATCACCGCGCTCAACGAGGGCAAGACTCCGAAGACGGTCAAGGTCACCGCCACCAAGGACGACGGTTCCAAGGTGGAGTTCGACGCCGTCGTCCGCATCGACACCCCCGGTGAGGCCGACTACTACCGCAACGGCGGCATCCTGCAGTTCGTGCTGCGCAACATGCTGAAGTCGAAGTAATCCTGACCGGACCGAACGAAGCAGCGAAGGCGCACACGTGCCCCGGGTGACCGACGACCACCTTGCGGCCCGGCGCCGTCAGATCCTCGACGGCGCCCGGCGCTGCTTCGGTCAGTACGGATACGAGAGTGCGACCGTGCGACGGCTCGAAGAAACCATCGGGCTGTCGCGCGGCGCAATCTTTCACCACTTCAAGGACAAGGACACCTTGTTCTTCGAATTGGCCCGAGAGGACGCCGAGCGGATGGCCGAGGTGGCCGCCCGCGAAGGATTGATTCAGGTGATGCGGAATATGCTCGCCGCTCCCGAGCAGTTCGACTGGCTGGCCACCCGCCTGGAGATCGCCCGAAAGTTGCGCAACGATCCGGCTTTTCACCGCGGCTGGGCCGAACGGTCAGCCGAGTTGGATACCGCCATCACCGAGCGCCTGCGCCGTCAGAAGCAGGCCGGTCGCCTACGCGACGACGTGCCCAGTGCGGTCCTGCACATCTACCTGGACCTCGTGCTCGACGGACTGGTGGCCCGGATCGCCTCCGGCGAGGACCCGAGGAACCTCACCGCAGTGCTCGATCTGGTCGAGGACAGTGTGCGGCAGCAGACGCCGGCGGACAGCTGAGTCCGGCTACCGCACCGCCGTTGTGCCCGTCAGGCCCTGGCCCGGGTGCGGTGATTGGGCCCACCGCGGCTGCGCATCGTCGTTCCCGACTCGCGCAACAAACTGTGGATCGAGCCGTACGAACGTCCGGTAGTAGCCACGAGCGTGCGGATACTGGCGCCCCCCTCGTATGCCTTACGAAGCTCTGCCAGCAGTTCGCTACGGTTACCGTTCATTTCCCTCATCGACATCTCCCCGCTTGTGATGTCCCGACGGGTACCCACACTAGAAACCACCCACACATCGATGGGTCGATTTGTCCAACGTCTTAATTTGACGTGTCCGAAAGTGCGGTGGTTCTTCAGGATTCGCCGTCAGGCGAGTTCGATGAGATCCCGATATTCGGTAGACCAGAAGTCCTCGGTGCCGTCCGGCAGCAGGACCACGCGCTGCGGATCGAGCGCTTCGGCTGCGCCCGGATCGTGGGTCACCAGCACCACAGCCCCCTGGTAACTACGCAGCGCGTCGAGAACCTGTTCGCGTGACGCGGGGTCGAGGTTGTTGGTCGGCTCGTCCAGCAACAACACATTGGCAGTGGAAGCCACCAGACCCGCCAGCGCCAGCCGCGTCTTCTCACCGCCGGACAGCGTGCCCGCCGGCTGCTCCAGCTGAGGACCGGTGAACATGAAGGCGCCCAACAGACCGCGTAGGTCCTGCTCTCCGGTATCGGGCGCGGCGTGTCGGATGTTCTCCCAGACGGTCGCCCCGTTGTCGAGGGTGTCGTGCTCCTGGGCGAAATACCCGATCTTGCACCCGTGGCCGGGTTCCAGGGCTCCGGCGTCGGCAGTCTCCGCGCCGGCGAGCAGCCGCAGCAGCGTCGTCTTTCCGGCACCGTTGAGGCCGAGCACCACCACCCGCGATCCGCGGTCGATGGCCAGGTCGACACCGGTGAAGATCTCCAGCGACCCGTACGTCTTGGTCAGCCCCTTGGCCACCAACGGCGTTTTCCCGCACGGTGCGGGCGTCGGGAACTTGATACGGGCCACCTTGTCGGCCACCCGCTCGGCATCGAGCTCGGAGATCATCCGCTCGGCCCGACGCAACATATTCTGTGCGGCAACAGCTTTGGTCGCTTTGGCGCCCATCTTGGCAGCCTGCGCCCGCAACGCGCCTGCCTTCTTCTCGGCATTGGCGCGCTCGCGGCGACGACGCTGCTCATCGGTGGCGCGCGCGTCGAGGTACTTCTTCCAGCCCATGTTGTAGACGTCGGCCTCACCGCGCACTGCGTCGAGGAACCACACCCGGTTGACGACCTCGTCGAGCAGATCGACATCGTGGCTGATCACGACGAGCCCACCGGTGTGGTTGTGCAGGAAGTCCCGCAACCAGCCGATCGAGTCCGCGTCGAGGTGGTTGGTGGGTTCGTCGAGAAGCAGCGTTGTGGCCGACCCGGAACCGGTGTCACTCGCCGCGAACAGGATGCGCGCCAATTCGACCCGGCGGCGCTGACCACCGGAGAGCGTGCGCAGCGGCTGCGTCAGCACCCGATCGGGCAGGCCCAGGCTGGCGCAGATGCGCCCGGCCTCGCTCTCGGCCGCGTAGCCGCCCAGCGCCGAGAACCGCTCTTCGAGCTGACCGTACTTGCGGACCGCCTTGTCGCGCGCCGCATCGTCGGCGACCTCGGCCATCAAGACCTGCTGCTTCTCCAGGTCCGCCAAGAGCTTGTCGAGCCCACGGGCGGACAACACCCGGTCACGGGCCAAGACATCGAGATCGCCTTCTTTGGGATCCTGTGGCAGGTAACCGATTTCACCGGTCGTCGTGACAGATCCGGCGTACGGCTCACCCTCCCCTGCCAGAATCCTCATCGTGGTGGTCTTGCCTGCGCCGTTGCGCCCGACGAGACCGATCCGGTCACCGGGCTGCACCCGCAGTGCCGAGCCCTCGAAGGACAGCAGCGTGCGCGCGCCGGCGCGGACCTCCAGGTCCGTTGCGGTGATCACGCTGCGGTCCTCCTATTTGTCGTCAGTAAATGCCGCGGGCCGTTTCTCCGCGCGCGCAGCAACCGCTTCCTCAAAGTTTGCGGTGAGCAGACGCACGAAAAGTTGTCCCAGGCCCTCGGCCTGCATGTGCCCTTCCAGGCTAGCGGCGTCCAGTCCACTCCAAAGTGTGCGCTTGGTCAACTCGATACCCGGCCGGGAGAACGCCGCCATCCGGTCCGCCATGTCGTAGCAGGCGTCGAGCAGGGCCTCCTCGGCCACCACACTGGACACCAGACCGATGCGCGCCGCCTCTTCGGCGTCGACGTCACGGCCGGTCAACATGATCTCGAAGGCCCGTGACGAGCCGATGGCACGTGGCAGCAGGTAGGACAAGCCCAGCTCACTGGCGGTAAGCCCGTTGTTGATCCCCGCGGCGCGGAAGTAGGCGCCCTCGGCAGCGACCCGGATGTCACAGGCCAGCGCGAGGCAGAGCCCGCCGCCGATGGCCGCGCCGTTGACCGCTGCGATCACCGGCTGATGCAGTCGGCGTAGGGCGAGGATCACATCGTCGAGGATCTCCATCGACCGCAATGCGTACGTCGGCCTGGTCAACCCGGCCACGTGCGGCACCGATCCGGCCGACTTGTGATCGGCCCCGGACGAGAACCCCCGACCGGCCCCGGTCAGTACGACCACGCGCACGCTGTTGTCATAGCGCAGGTCTTCCAGGACGCCCTTGAGCGGAACCATGACGTCGAAGGCCATCGAGTTCATCCGCTCGGGCCGGTTGAGGGTCACCAGCGCCACGTCCGGGCGGGGGCGGTCGACCAGTACGAAATCGTTCTGCGCAGTCACGGACAGCACGCTATCGCGTGCCGGTGCTCACACCTGTTCGGCGTCGCCCGCAGCGGCCTCGTCTTTCATGGCCGCGTCGATGTCGAACTCCTTGATCTTCTGGACGAGGTCCTCCAGTGCGGCCGGTGGCAGCGCGCCGGCCTGGTTGAAGACCAACTTGCCCTTCTTGAATGCCATCAGGGTGGGGATCGAGCGGATCTCGGCTGCGGCGGCGAGCGCCTGTTCGGCCTCGGTGTCCACCTTGGCGAAGACCACATCGGGGTGCTTCTCGGAAGCAGCCTTGAACGTCGGCGCGAACGACCGGCACGGTCCGCACCACGACGCCCAGAAATCGACCAACACGATCTCGTTGTCCTTGACGATGTTGTCGAACTGTTCTGTGGTGATGTCCTGCGTACTCACACTTGTCCTAACGTCGGGGCATAGCGGCCTGTTCCCACCCTATTTCAGTAGAGCCGGGGCAACGCCGTTTCGACGTGGTAGCCGCACTGCGAGACACGAGGATCAACGGGTCCATTAGCGGTGGGCATTGCTCAAAGAAGTCCACCAGTTACACCACCAAACACCCCCAGAACCGTCACCGATGTCCTGGGACATGACATGCGCGTCAGTGGAGCGGAGCAATATCGCACATGTGTTCAATATGGAGTCGGGTCCGATGTGGCGCTGATCGACGCGGTCGGTGCTGGGGCGCGGGCCGAGTCGATCTTCTGGACCACCGACCCGTTCGAAGCGGTGGCCGCCGAGATTTCGGCGGCTCCAGTGATGCCGGACATCGGTCAGTACCTGGCCATCCGGCGCCCCATCCACCACCCAGCCCACGCCGGGACGGTCACCATGAACGCATACGGTATCCCCCGTTACCAGTCTCCACCGGTAACGACGTCACCAGGTGCATCTTTGAGTGCGACGACTTTCGCGGGATCAACAGGGACAAAAGGCATTTCGTCTTCCCCGAACCACTCACCGACACTCTTGACGTTCGCCAACGTGTCGGTGGCGGCCAAGTCCTGGGCGTCCGCGTCGTAATAGTCGAACCAAGGCAGACCGGCTTCGACATAGGCGTCGCGGTCCACCGGGGTGCGCGGCGGCACCTCACCCGTGATCGCGGTCCACTGCGCCGCACTGCACAGATGCACGAATACCCGCCAGGAACGGTCCTGGTCGTAGTCGGACAGCGGACGGTTGTCGGCATAGACCTCCTGCCGCATCCTGCCGCCGGCACCCAGACCCATCGACGGTGCCGCGCAGCAACGCTCTTCGACGATCATCATCGAGCCGTCCAACCGAGGACGCACCCGCCACCGTTCGAGGGCCGATACCGTCAGGCCCACAGCGCGCAACTGGACACCGCCATGGACTTCCTGTCCCGTGACCTGTCCTTCGACCGTTGCCCCGGAACCGAGGGGCACGGCCACGAACTGGCGAATGAAACCGTCGCCGGCATTGATGCCGTCGAGCCACGGCTGGTCGGGCAACGCGACATAGTTCTGCGGATCGTGAGCCAGGCGGTCACTCCAGCTCTCACCGCTGACCGCGCACACCTTCCCGATGCCGACCTGCAACGCGGTCGGCTCGGATGAGTGGAACGACAGCCACATCGCCTCACGTTGGTAGACCGGCAGCATGATGCCGCCGCGCGCCAACCACTCGGCCGGCACCCGATCGGGATAATCCTGGACCCGGCGCAACGGAAACTCCCCGAGACCCGGTGGGAGCGGATGCAATCCGGTCTCCGGGATGCGCAGTGTGCGCTCGAAGCTGACTGTCGCCGGCCCCAACATCAACCGGTCATCGACGACCTTTACCTCAGGGCTGTGTCCCACACGTGCCTCCGTTTTCGCCTGTTGGCGATATTGGTAGCACCTGGCCCCGACAAATTCCTCAGACAGTGAATCCGAGTGCGCGCAGCTGTTCGCGGCCGTCGTCGGTGATCTTGTCCGGGCCCCACGGCGGGTTCCAGACCCAATTGATCTTGATCTCGTTGACCAGCCCGGCGCCCACGAGCGCGGTGCGCGACTGATCCTCGATCACGTCGGTCAGCGGACAGGCCGCCGAAGTGAGCGTCATGTCGATCAGCGCCACGGGGCCCTCGTCGCTCTCTTCGACGTTGAGGCCGTAGACCAGGCCCAGGTCGACAACGTTGATGCCCAACTCGGGGTCCACGACATCCCGCATGGCCTCCTCGAGGTCGGCGATCATTTCGTCGGACGCCCCAGTGGCATCCCCGCTCGCTTCGCTCATCGCTGTTCCTTCACGTCATCGCTGGCCTGTACCAGCGCTCCATCTTCTGGCCTGGCCTCCGCCAGTGAGGCCTTGAACGCTAACCAACCCAACAACGCGCACTTCACCCGTGCCGGATATTTCGCGACACCGGCGAACGCGATGCCGTCACCGAGTACATCTTCGTCCCCCTCCACGTTCCCGCGTGAGGAAATCATCTCGGTGAAGGCCTCGACCGTCTTGAGAGCATCACCGACGCTCTGGCCGATGACCTGGTCGGTGAGCACCGAGGTGGCGGCCTGACTGATCGAACAACCCTGCCCGTCGTAGGAGATGTCCACCACCGTCTCGGCGTCGTCGGAGAGCGTGACCCGCAGCGTCACCTCGTCACCACAGGTCGGATTGACGTGGTGCACCTCGGCGGCGAAGGGCTCGCGCAGTCCGCGGTGATGCGGATGCTTGTAATGATCCAGGATCACTTCCTGGTACATCTGTTCCATTCTCACGAGAAGAACTCCACGGCGCGTTTGATACCGGCTACCAGACGGTCGACCTCGTCGAGCGTGTTGTATACCGCGAACGACGCGCGAGCGGTCGCCGCGATCCCGAAGCGACGGTGCAGCGGGTAGGCGCAGTGGTGCCCGACGCGGACCGCGATGCCCTCGTCGTCGAGCACCTGCCCGACGTCATGGGCGTGGATCCCATCGACCACGAAACTGACCGGGGAACCGCGGTGTTCCATCGTCGTCGGCCCGATGATCCGGACTTGTGGCAGGCCTGCCAGACCGGACAGGGCGGCCGCCACCAGTTCTGCTTCGTGCGCCTCGACCGCATCCATCCCGATGTCGCTCAGATACCGTGCGGCAGAGGCCAATCCGACCACCTGCGAGGTCATCGGGGTGCCTGCCTCGAAACGCTGCGGGGCCGGCGCGTAGGTGGTCTGCTCCATCGTGACGGTCTCGATCATCGAACCGCCCGTGATGAACGGCGGCATCGAGTTCAGCAGGTGCTGCCGGCCGTAGAGCACACCGATACCCGTGGGCCCGAGCATCTTGTGACCGGAGAACGCCGCGAAATCGACGTCGAGCGCCTGGAAATCAACCGGCTGATGCGGCACCGACTGGCACGCGTCCAGCACGGTGAGCGCACCAACGGCCTTGGCCCGCGATACCAGCTGGGCCACCGGCGCGACCGCACCTGTGACGTTCGAATGATGGCTGAAGGCCACCACTTTCACCCGCTCGTCGAGCTGCAGCGAGTCCAGGTCGATACGCCCGTCGTCGGTGACGCTGTACCAGCGCAACGTCGCACCCGTACGCTGGGCCAACTCCTGCCACGGAATCAGGTTCGCGTGGTGTTCCAGTTCGGTGGTGACGATGACGTCACCCGGGCCGACTGCACCGTCGAAGCGCTTGTCGCCCAGCACGTATGACACCAGGTTGAGCGACTCGGTGGCATTCTTGGTGAACACCAACTCATCCGGACCGGCACCGACGAACGCCGCGATGTCTGCGCGCCCCTGCTCGTAGGCGTCGGTGGCCTCCTCCATCAACTGGTGCGCACCACGGTGCACCGCCCCGTTGGAGTTGGTGAGGAACGCCCGTTCGGCATCGAGTACCTGCAACGGCTTCTGCGACGTCGCCCCGGAATCCAGGTACGCCAACTGCTTTCCACCACGCATCACCCGACTCAGGATCGGGAAGTCAGCCCTTATCCGGGCCAGCCCGGCTTGATCCAACGTCGACGCCGCGATGGTCATATCAGGCCCCGACGGCTTGGGTGAAGCGCACGTATCCGTTCTCTTCGAGCTCGTCGGCGAGTTCGGGCCCACCCGATTCCACGATGCGCCCCCCCACGAACACGTGCACGAACTGCGGCTGAATGTAGCGCAGGATCCGGGTGTAGTGGGTGATCAGCAGGATGCCGCCGTGCGCGGCCTCTGCGTAGCGGTTGACGCCCTCGCTGACGATGCGCAACGCGTCGACGTCCAGACCCGAGTCGGTCTCGTCGAGGATCGCGATCTTCGGCTTGAGCAGCGACAGCTGCAGGATCTCGTGGCGCTTCTTCTCGCCGCCCGAGAATCCTTCGTTGACGCTGCGCTCACCGAACGCCGGGTCAATCTCCAAGTCGGCCATTGCACCCTTGACTTCCTTGACCCAGTGCCGCAGCTTGGGGGCCTCGCCTCGGACCGCAGTGGCCGCGGTACGCAGGAAGTTCGACATCGACACGCCGGGAACCTCGACCGGGTACTGCATGGCCAGGAAGAGGCCCGCGCGGGCCCGCTCGTCGATGCTCATCTCGAGGACGTTCTGTCCGTCGAGGGTGATCGAACCGGAGGTGACGGTGTACTTGGGATGCCCGGCGATCGCGTAGGACAGCGTCGACTTGCCGGAGCCGTTGGGGCCCATCACCGCGTGGGTCTCCCCCGACTTCACGGTGAGGTCGACGCCCTTCAAAATGGGGATGTTCGGGTCTCCTGCATCTGCAGCGCCTTCGGCGGCGTTGACCGAGACGTGCAGGTCCTTGATTTCCAGCGTGGTCATAACTAGTTGGCTTTCGATTCGGTGATGGCAAGTTCTTTTTCGATGGCTGCGGTCAGGCGCTCACGCACCTCGGGGACAGCGATCTTGGCGATGATCTCGTTGAAGAATCCACGCACGACGAGGCGTCGGGCCTGATCCTCGGGAATGCCGCGGGCGCGCAGGTAGAACAACTGCTCGTCGTCGAAACGCCCGGTGGCACTGGCGTGCCCGGCGCCCACGATCTCGCCGGTCTCGATCTCCAGGTTGGGCACCGAATCGGCGCGGGCACCGTCGGTGAGCACGAGGTTGCGGTTGACTTCGAACGTGTCGGTACCGGTGGCCTCGGCCCGGATCAGCACGTCGCCGATCCAGACCGTGTGCGCGTCGGGCTTCTTGGAATCCGGATCGCCTTGCAGCGCACCCTTGTAGAGCACGTCGGACTTACAGTGCGGCTGGGAGTGGTCGACCAGCAACCGCGACTCGAAGAACTGGCCGTCGTCGGCGAAGTAGGTGCCCAGCATCTTGGCGTCGCCACCCGGTCCGGTGAACCGCACGGTGGCCGAGGTGCGGACCACGTCACCACCGAGGGTGACGTTGACGTGTCCGAGCACCGCGTCCTTGCCCAGCTTTGCGTGGTGGGCGCTGACGTGCACCATGTCGTCGGCCCAGTCGGCGATCCAGATGACGCCGAGGCCGGCCGCATCACCGACGATGATCTCGACGTTGTCGGCATAGGTGCCGCTACCGCGCAGATCGACCACGACGGTGGCGCGGGACAGTTCTTCGACCCTGATCTGCAGATGGCCGTAACCCACGGTGTCCACACCGGGCCCGTCCACGACGATCTCGATCGGCTCGGTCACCTCGGTGTCACGCTTGACCGTCACCACGGTGGCGGTCTCGAAGGACGAGAATGCCTGGGCGGCAACACGGTCGGTGGGCACCCCGCCCTCGCCGAGTCGAGGGTCGTCACGGCCGACAGTCTCGACGGTCACGCCCGGACGCTCGGTCACGGCGACGCCGGCCTTGCCATTCGCTACGGCGGTCCCGTCATGCAGGCCGCGAAGCCTCTTGAGCGGGGTGAACCGCCACAACTCGTCGCGACCGCCGGGCACCTCGAAGGCGTTGACGTCGAACGATGCGAACAGCTCACCCTTGTTGGTGGCAACGCCCTCGACGGCGTCAGTGAGATTCTGTGTCACTTAACCGACCGCGCCTTCCATCTGCAGCTCGATGAGCCGGTTCAGCTCAAGCGCGTATTCCATAGGCAGTTCCTTGGCGATGGGCTCGACGAAGCCGCGCACCACCATCGCCATTGCCTCGTCCTCGGTCAGCCCGCGGCTCATCAGGTAGAACAGCTGATCCGCGCTGACCTTGGACACCGTGGCCTCATGCCCCATCGTGACGTCGTCCTCGCGGATGTCGACGTACGGGTAGGTGTCACTCCGGCTGATCGTATCGACCAGCAGCGCATCGCATTTCACGCTCGAGCGGCTGCCGTGCGCACCCTTGTTGATCTGAACCAGGCCACGGTAGGAGGAACGGCCACCGCCACGAGCCACCGACTTGGACACGATGTTGCTCGACGTGTTGGGTGCCAGGTGCAGCATCTTGGCACCGGTGTCCTGGTGCTGGCCCTCGCCGGCGAACGCCACCGAGAGCACCTCGCCCTTGGCATGCTCACCGGTCATCCACACCGCCGGGTACTTCATGGTGACCTTGGAGCCGATGTTTCCGTCGATCCACTCCATGGTGGCGCCGGCCTCGGCGCGGGCCCGCTTGGTCACCAGGTTGTAGACGTTGTTCGACCAGTTCTGGATGGTGGTGTAGCGGCAACGCCCACCGGGCTTGACGATGATCTCCACCACCGCCGAGTGCAGCGAATCGCTCTTGTAGATCGGCGCGGTGCAGCCCTCCACGTAATGCACGTAGGCGCCCTCGTCGACGATGATCAGCGTCCGCTCGAACTGGCCCATATTCTCGGTGTTGATCCGGAAGTAGGCCTGCAGCGGGATGTCGACATGCACGCCCGGCGGCACGTAGATGAACGAACCACCCGACCAGACTGCGGTGTTGAGCGCGGAGAACTTGTTGTCCCCGGCCGGGATCACCGTGCCGAAGTACTGCTTGAACAGCTCCGGGTGTTCCTTGAGCGCGCTGTCGGTGTCCAGGAAGATGACGCCAAGGGCTTCGAGGTCCTCACGGATCGAGTGGTAGACCACCTCGGACTCGTACTGTGCCGCGACACCGGAGACCAGGCGCTGCTTCTCGGCCTCGGGGATGCCGAGCCGGTCGTAGGTGTTCTTGATGTCCGCGGGCAGGTCGTCCCACGAGGCGGCCTGCTTCTCGCTGGACCGCACGAAGTATTTGATGTTGTCGAAGTGGATGCCCTCGAGGTTCGAGCCCCAGTTGGGCATCGGCTTCTTGTCGAACGTGCGCAGTGCGCGCAGCCGACTCTCCAGCATCCACTCCGGTTCGCTCTTCTTGGCCGAGATGTCGCGCACGACAGCTTCCGACAGGCCGCGCTGCGCACTGGCGCCCGCGACGTCCGAGTCCGACCAGCCGTAGCCGTAGTTGCCCAGCGACGCGATGGTCTCTTCCTGGGTCAGCGTCCGATCCTCTTCGCGCACGCGGCTCATCGATGGCGTTTCGGGCGTGATGGTCATGTCGCCGCTCCTTGGTTGGTCGCTGTCGTTTGGGTTGGAACGTGGGTGGTGCAGGCGCAGTCACCGTTGACGATCGTGGCCAGGCGCTGCACGTGCGTGCCCAGGATCTCGGCGAACGCCTCGCTCTCCGTCTCGCACAACTCCGGGAACTCCTCGGCGGCATGCGATACCGGACAGTGGTGCTGGCAGATCTGCACCCCGGGAATCGGGCCGTCCACCGGATTCGTGGTGGTGGCATACCCGGCCCGGGTCAACGCGTCCGCAACGCGCTCGGCGGTGTCTGCGACTCCGCCGGGTTCGGCGGTGACACCGGCCAGGATGGTTTCCATCCGGCGGCGTGCAAAAGTCCGCACGGCATCCTTGCCGCCGATCTCACGCAGTTGCCGAATCGCGGCGACTGCGAGGTCATCGTAGGTGTGGCCGAGTTTCGCGCGTCCGGCCGCGGTCAACCGGTAGCGCTTGGCCGGACGGCCCCGGCCGCTGTGCTGCCACGCGGCGGCGGCACTGGCCTGCGCATCACCGGCTTCGATCAGGGCATCGAGGTGTCGGCGCACACCGGCAGCCGAAATGCCGAGCCTGTCGCCGATCTGACCCGCGGTGATCGGACCCTCGAGCAACAGGTGAATGATCGAACGCCGGGTGTGTCCGTCAGATGCCGGCACGATGTCGGTGACCGGCATCGGCGCACCTGCAGACGCGGAGCCCGCAGTTGTCCGACGCATTTTCACAACACCATTGTGACGGAATTCCGCTCTCGGTTCTAGCAAGGGCACCCTTACGTGACCTGGGCCACCGTTGCCTGGCGAAGACCGTCCCGGTCGACGGTTACGCTGCCCTGATGGCAAGCCGCCTGTCGACCTTCAGCTCATCGATCGCCCGGTGGCACGGCG
Protein-coding regions in this window:
- the sufU gene encoding Fe-S cluster assembly sulfur transfer protein SufU; the protein is MRMEQMYQEVILDHYKHPHHRGLREPFAAEVHHVNPTCGDEVTLRVTLSDDAETVVDISYDGQGCSISQAATSVLTDQVIGQSVGDALKTVEAFTEMISSRGNVEGDEDVLGDGIAFAGVAKYPARVKCALLGWLAFKASLAEARPEDGALVQASDDVKEQR
- a CDS encoding cysteine desulfurase, with the translated sequence MTIAASTLDQAGLARIRADFPILSRVMRGGKQLAYLDSGATSQKPLQVLDAERAFLTNSNGAVHRGAHQLMEEATDAYEQGRADIAAFVGAGPDELVFTKNATESLNLVSYVLGDKRFDGAVGPGDVIVTTELEHHANLIPWQELAQRTGATLRWYSVTDDGRIDLDSLQLDERVKVVAFSHHSNVTGAVAPVAQLVSRAKAVGALTVLDACQSVPHQPVDFQALDVDFAAFSGHKMLGPTGIGVLYGRQHLLNSMPPFITGGSMIETVTMEQTTYAPAPQRFEAGTPMTSQVVGLASAARYLSDIGMDAVEAHEAELVAAALSGLAGLPQVRIIGPTTMEHRGSPVSFVVDGIHAHDVGQVLDDEGIAVRVGHHCAYPLHRRFGIAATARASFAVYNTLDEVDRLVAGIKRAVEFFS
- the sufC gene encoding Fe-S cluster assembly ATPase SufC, whose protein sequence is MTTLEIKDLHVSVNAAEGAADAGDPNIPILKGVDLTVKSGETHAVMGPNGSGKSTLSYAIAGHPKYTVTSGSITLDGQNVLEMSIDERARAGLFLAMQYPVEVPGVSMSNFLRTAATAVRGEAPKLRHWVKEVKGAMADLEIDPAFGERSVNEGFSGGEKKRHEILQLSLLKPKIAILDETDSGLDVDALRIVSEGVNRYAEAAHGGILLITHYTRILRYIQPQFVHVFVGGRIVESGGPELADELEENGYVRFTQAVGA
- the sufD gene encoding Fe-S cluster assembly protein SufD — protein: MTQNLTDAVEGVATNKGELFASFDVNAFEVPGGRDELWRFTPLKRLRGLHDGTAVANGKAGVAVTERPGVTVETVGRDDPRLGEGGVPTDRVAAQAFSSFETATVVTVKRDTEVTEPIEIVVDGPGVDTVGYGHLQIRVEELSRATVVVDLRGSGTYADNVEIIVGDAAGLGVIWIADWADDMVHVSAHHAKLGKDAVLGHVNVTLGGDVVRTSATVRFTGPGGDAKMLGTYFADDGQFFESRLLVDHSQPHCKSDVLYKGALQGDPDSKKPDAHTVWIGDVLIRAEATGTDTFEVNRNLVLTDGARADSVPNLEIETGEIVGAGHASATGRFDDEQLFYLRARGIPEDQARRLVVRGFFNEIIAKIAVPEVRERLTAAIEKELAITESKAN
- the sufB gene encoding Fe-S cluster assembly protein SufB, coding for MTITPETPSMSRVREEDRTLTQEETIASLGNYGYGWSDSDVAGASAQRGLSEAVVRDISAKKSEPEWMLESRLRALRTFDKKPMPNWGSNLEGIHFDNIKYFVRSSEKQAASWDDLPADIKNTYDRLGIPEAEKQRLVSGVAAQYESEVVYHSIREDLEALGVIFLDTDSALKEHPELFKQYFGTVIPAGDNKFSALNTAVWSGGSFIYVPPGVHVDIPLQAYFRINTENMGQFERTLIIVDEGAYVHYVEGCTAPIYKSDSLHSAVVEIIVKPGGRCRYTTIQNWSNNVYNLVTKRARAEAGATMEWIDGNIGSKVTMKYPAVWMTGEHAKGEVLSVAFAGEGQHQDTGAKMLHLAPNTSSNIVSKSVARGGGRSSYRGLVQINKGAHGSRSSVKCDALLVDTISRSDTYPYVDIREDDVTMGHEATVSKVSADQLFYLMSRGLTEDEAMAMVVRGFVEPIAKELPMEYALELNRLIELQMEGAVG
- a CDS encoding helix-turn-helix transcriptional regulator: MPVTDIVPASDGHTRRSIIHLLLEGPITAGQIGDRLGISAAGVRRHLDALIEAGDAQASAAAAWQHSGRGRPAKRYRLTAAGRAKLGHTYDDLAVAAIRQLREIGGKDAVRTFARRRMETILAGVTAEPGGVADTAERVADALTRAGYATTTNPVDGPIPGVQICQHHCPVSHAAEEFPELCETESEAFAEILGTHVQRLATIVNGDCACTTHVPTQTTATNQGAAT